The stretch of DNA CCGATTGATTTCCGCACTGCGCATATTTTTTATTTCCATTCAATCTTTCTCCCCAAGCATGGCAATAACCTGCTGTAATGAGCGTAAAAAAATCACATTTTCCTCGGTTTGCCCCACGGATACTCGCAGATATTGAGATAACAGCGGATCACCAAAATTACGCACCAGTACACCCCGCGAGAGTAAACCATCAAAAACATCCGCGGCCGAATAACCAGTTTTAAACATTAAATAGTTGGCATCCGAAGGCAGCACATCAAAACCTGGCATTTGTTGCATTGTATTATATAATATGTCCCTTTGCCTGGTTATCTCAGCCACCTGCGGGGCGAAGACATCCCGGTGACGCAACACGGTAAGCGCAGCCACCTGGGAGAAAGTATTTAAGTTAAACGGTTGTTTAACTTTAAAAAGATACTGCAGCACTTGAGACTGAGCAAATAAATAGCCCACCCTAAGACCCGCCAGACCGTAAGCTTTTGAAAAGGTACGCAAAATTACCAGGTTGGGATACCTGTCCAGAAGCGGCAGGAAATCCGGACCGCCAAATTCAACGTAAGCCTGGTCCACCACCACAGGGCAGGGACAGTTATCCAGTATGGACTGCACTTGTTCCACTGTGGCCGAATTACCGGAGGGGTTATTAGGTGAACAAAGTACCACCAAAGCTGCATCGCCGCTTGCCCTGACAATCTCCGGCACATCCAGTTCAAAATCAAACTGCCTGGGTATTTCCACTATTTCAGCACCGGCCACCCGGGCATGGATACCATACATGGAAAAGGTGGGCACGGCAATCACCACCCGGTTTCCGGCACCAAAAGTCAGCATTAGATCCAAGATCAGCTCATCCGAGCCATTGCCCACCATAATTTGTTCAGCACTTACACCGTGACAGTGGGCCAGTTCTTGCACGAGCTGTTGCGCCATGGCATCCGGAT from Desulfoscipio gibsoniae DSM 7213 encodes:
- the hisC gene encoding histidinol-phosphate transaminase, producing the protein MENRFDPGRLVRKGLQELVPYQEITYPGVIKLNANENPYDFPEEIRLAINEMLGPQSFTRYPDAMAQQLVQELAHCHGVSAEQIMVGNGSDELILDLMLTFGAGNRVVIAVPTFSMYGIHARVAGAEIVEIPRQFDFELDVPEIVRASGDAALVVLCSPNNPSGNSATVEQVQSILDNCPCPVVVDQAYVEFGGPDFLPLLDRYPNLVILRTFSKAYGLAGLRVGYLFAQSQVLQYLFKVKQPFNLNTFSQVAALTVLRHRDVFAPQVAEITRQRDILYNTMQQMPGFDVLPSDANYLMFKTGYSAADVFDGLLSRGVLVRNFGDPLLSQYLRVSVGQTEENVIFLRSLQQVIAMLGEKD